A portion of the Burkholderia pseudomultivorans genome contains these proteins:
- the rpe gene encoding ribulose-phosphate 3-epimerase, whose protein sequence is MTQFRIAPSILSADFARLGEEVRNVVAAGADWIHFDVMDNHYVPNLTIGPLVCEAIRPHVQVPIDVHLMVRPVDRIVPDFAKAGANLISFHPEGSDHIDRTLTLIRDHGCKAGLVFNPATPLNYLDHVMDRLDYVLLMSVNPGFGGQSFIPETLNKLRETRARLDAYTERTGREILLEVDGGVKTDNIAEIAAAGADTFVAGSAIFGKPDYRKVIDDMRAALATVERS, encoded by the coding sequence ATGACTCAATTCCGCATCGCTCCCAGCATCCTGTCGGCCGACTTCGCACGGCTCGGCGAAGAAGTCCGCAACGTGGTCGCCGCCGGCGCCGACTGGATCCACTTCGACGTGATGGACAACCATTACGTGCCGAACCTGACGATCGGCCCGCTCGTGTGCGAGGCGATCCGCCCGCACGTGCAGGTGCCGATCGACGTGCACCTGATGGTACGCCCGGTCGACCGGATCGTCCCCGATTTCGCGAAAGCCGGCGCGAACCTGATCAGCTTCCACCCGGAAGGCTCCGATCACATCGACCGCACGCTGACGCTGATCCGCGATCACGGCTGCAAGGCCGGCCTCGTGTTCAACCCGGCCACGCCGCTGAACTACCTCGACCACGTGATGGACCGGCTCGACTACGTGCTGCTGATGTCGGTGAACCCGGGCTTCGGCGGCCAGTCGTTCATTCCGGAAACGCTGAACAAGCTGCGCGAAACGCGCGCGCGCCTCGACGCGTACACCGAGCGCACCGGCCGCGAGATCCTGCTCGAGGTCGACGGCGGCGTGAAGACCGACAACATCGCGGAAATCGCGGCAGCCGGCGCGGACACCTTCGTCGCAGGCTCGGCGATCTTCGGCAAGCCCGATTACCGCAAGGTGATCGACGACATGCGCGCGGCGCTCGCCACCGTCGAGCGGAGCTGA
- the trpC gene encoding indole-3-glycerol phosphate synthase TrpC, giving the protein MSDILDRIIAVKHEEVAAAMRSTPLEALKLEASARDRRDFVGALQAKHAAGHAAVIAEIKKASPSKGVLREHFVPADIARSYAAHGAACLSVLTDAQFFQGGARYLEEARAACALPVLRKDFIVDAYQIVEARAMGADAILLIAAALDTPLMQDLEAYAHSLGLAVLVEVHDRNEMEQALTLKTPLLGINNRNLRTFETSIQTTLDMLDMIPQDRIVVTESGILSRTDVDTMRAANVNTFLVGEAFMRADQPGEELARMFF; this is encoded by the coding sequence ATGAGCGACATTCTCGACCGAATCATCGCCGTCAAGCACGAAGAAGTCGCGGCGGCCATGCGCAGCACGCCGCTCGAGGCACTGAAGCTGGAAGCGTCCGCGCGCGACCGGCGCGACTTCGTCGGCGCGCTGCAAGCGAAGCACGCGGCCGGCCACGCGGCGGTGATCGCCGAAATCAAGAAGGCCAGCCCGTCCAAGGGCGTGCTGCGCGAGCATTTCGTGCCGGCCGACATCGCGCGCTCGTATGCGGCGCACGGCGCCGCGTGCCTGTCGGTGCTGACCGACGCGCAGTTCTTCCAGGGCGGCGCGCGCTATCTCGAGGAAGCGCGCGCGGCCTGCGCGCTGCCGGTGCTGCGCAAGGACTTCATCGTCGACGCGTACCAGATCGTCGAAGCGCGCGCGATGGGCGCCGACGCGATCCTGCTGATCGCGGCCGCGCTCGACACGCCGCTGATGCAGGATCTCGAGGCGTACGCGCACTCGCTCGGCCTCGCGGTGCTGGTCGAAGTGCACGACCGCAACGAAATGGAACAGGCGCTGACGCTCAAGACGCCGCTGCTCGGCATCAACAACCGCAACCTGCGCACCTTCGAGACGTCGATCCAGACGACGCTCGACATGCTCGACATGATTCCGCAGGACCGCATCGTCGTGACCGAATCGGGCATCCTGTCGCGCACCGACGTCGACACGATGCGCGCGGCGAACGTCAACACGTTCCTCGTCGGCGAGGCGTTCATGCGCGCCGACCAGCCGGGCGAGGAACTCGCACGGATGTTCTTCTGA
- the apaG gene encoding Co2+/Mg2+ efflux protein ApaG: MSQYQFTVSVKTSYLPEQSDPERRQYAFAYTLTIRNTGRVAAQLIARHWIITDSESHVQEVKGLGVVGHQPLLQPGEQFEYTSWAVIATPVGTMRGAYFCVAEDGERFEAPVDEFALHMPRTLH; this comes from the coding sequence ATGAGTCAGTATCAGTTCACCGTTTCGGTGAAAACCAGCTACCTGCCGGAACAATCCGACCCCGAACGCCGTCAATATGCATTCGCATACACGCTGACGATCCGCAACACCGGACGGGTCGCGGCGCAGCTGATCGCGCGTCACTGGATCATCACGGACAGCGAAAGCCACGTGCAGGAAGTGAAGGGGCTCGGCGTCGTCGGGCACCAGCCGCTGCTGCAGCCGGGCGAACAGTTCGAGTACACGAGCTGGGCGGTGATCGCGACGCCGGTCGGCACGATGCGCGGCGCGTATTTCTGCGTGGCGGAGGACGGCGAGCGTTTCGAGGCGCCGGTCGACGAGTTCGCGCTGCACATGCCGCGCACGCTGCATTGA
- a CDS encoding phosphoglycolate phosphatase, with amino-acid sequence MSDSPLAGQAPAAAAAEGPIRFAAPRIDAALIDLDGTMVDTADDFTAGLNGMLAQLDAPATSRDEVIGYVGKGSEHLIHSVLKPRFAADDAHARFDEALAIYQTEYAKINGRHTRLYPDVAAGLDALRAAGIRLACVTNKPHRFAVELLEQYGLIDHFGIVLGGDSVARKKPDPLPMLTACDALGVAPDAAVAIGDSENDALAGRAAGMATLTVPYGYNHGKAIQTINSDGIVDSLLVAACAIVAHNAGRPTV; translated from the coding sequence GTGTCCGACTCGCCGCTCGCCGGGCAAGCGCCGGCCGCCGCCGCGGCCGAAGGCCCGATCCGCTTCGCCGCGCCGCGCATCGACGCGGCGCTGATCGATCTCGACGGCACGATGGTCGACACGGCCGACGATTTCACGGCCGGCCTGAACGGCATGCTCGCGCAGCTCGACGCGCCGGCCACCTCGCGCGACGAGGTGATCGGCTATGTCGGCAAGGGCTCCGAGCACCTGATCCACAGCGTGCTGAAGCCGCGCTTCGCGGCCGACGACGCGCACGCGCGCTTCGACGAGGCGCTCGCGATCTACCAGACCGAATACGCGAAGATCAACGGCCGCCACACGCGCCTCTACCCCGACGTCGCGGCCGGCCTCGATGCACTGCGCGCGGCCGGCATCCGGCTCGCGTGCGTGACCAACAAGCCGCACCGCTTCGCGGTCGAGCTGCTCGAGCAATACGGGCTGATCGATCATTTCGGCATCGTGCTCGGCGGCGACAGCGTCGCGCGCAAGAAGCCCGATCCGCTGCCGATGCTGACTGCCTGCGATGCGCTCGGCGTCGCGCCGGACGCGGCCGTTGCGATCGGCGACTCGGAAAACGATGCGCTCGCGGGCCGCGCGGCCGGGATGGCGACGCTGACGGTGCCGTACGGCTACAACCACGGCAAAGCTATACAAACGATAAATTCGGATGGTATAGTCGATTCGTTGCTGGTCGCAGCCTGCGCGATCGTCGCGCACAACGCCGGCCGGCCAACCGTCTGA
- the trpD gene encoding anthranilate phosphoribosyltransferase: MTITPQEALQRTIEHREIFHDEMLHLMRLIMRGDMSPVMAAAIITGLRVKKETIGEIAAAATVMREFANHVEVQDNSNFVDIVGTGGDGSHTFNISTASMFVTAAAGAKVAKHGNRGVSSKSGSADVLEALGVNIDLQPDQVAASIAETGMGFMFAPNHHPAMKNIAAVRRELGVRTIFNILGPLTNPAGAPNQLMGVFHPDLVGIQVRVMQRLGAQHVLVVYGKDGMDEVSLGAATLVGELRDGQVHEYEIHPEDFGLQMVSNRTLKVENAEESRAMLLGALDNQPGVAREIVTLNAGTALYAANVAASIADGIQLAREAIATGKARAKVDELVRFTQQFKR, from the coding sequence ATGACGATTACCCCGCAGGAAGCGTTACAGCGCACGATCGAGCACCGCGAGATCTTCCACGACGAGATGCTGCACCTGATGCGGCTCATCATGCGCGGCGACATGTCGCCGGTGATGGCGGCCGCGATCATCACCGGGCTGCGCGTGAAGAAGGAGACGATCGGCGAGATCGCCGCCGCCGCGACCGTGATGCGCGAATTCGCGAACCACGTCGAGGTGCAGGACAACTCGAACTTCGTCGACATCGTCGGCACCGGCGGCGACGGCTCGCACACGTTCAATATCTCGACCGCGTCGATGTTCGTCACGGCCGCGGCCGGCGCGAAGGTCGCGAAGCACGGCAACCGCGGCGTATCGAGCAAGTCCGGCAGCGCCGACGTGCTCGAGGCGCTCGGCGTGAACATCGACCTGCAGCCCGACCAGGTCGCGGCGTCGATCGCCGAGACCGGCATGGGCTTCATGTTCGCGCCGAACCATCATCCGGCGATGAAGAACATCGCGGCCGTGCGCCGCGAACTCGGCGTGCGCACGATCTTCAACATCCTCGGCCCGCTCACCAATCCGGCCGGCGCGCCGAATCAGCTGATGGGCGTGTTCCACCCCGATCTCGTCGGCATCCAGGTGCGCGTGATGCAGCGCCTCGGCGCGCAGCACGTGCTCGTCGTGTACGGCAAGGACGGGATGGACGAGGTGTCGCTCGGCGCCGCGACGCTCGTCGGCGAACTGCGCGACGGCCAGGTGCACGAATACGAGATCCATCCGGAGGACTTCGGCCTGCAGATGGTGTCGAACCGCACGCTGAAGGTGGAAAATGCCGAGGAATCGCGCGCGATGCTGCTCGGCGCGCTCGACAACCAGCCGGGCGTCGCACGCGAGATCGTCACGCTGAACGCGGGCACCGCGTTGTACGCGGCGAACGTCGCCGCGTCGATCGCGGACGGCATCCAGCTGGCCCGCGAGGCGATCGCGACCGGCAAGGCGCGCGCGAAAGTCGACGAACTCGTGCGCTTCACGCAGCAGTTCAAGCGCTGA
- a CDS encoding aminodeoxychorismate/anthranilate synthase component II, which yields MLLMIDNYDSFTYNLVQYFGELGEDVHTYRNDEITLDDIARLNPDAICLSPGPSNPQHAGITLDVLREFAGKKPILGVCLGHQAIGEAFGGRVVRAKTIMHGKVSRIETDCRGVFADLPKHFDVTRYHSLAVERESLPDCLEVSAWTDDGEIMGLRHKTLPIEGVQFHPESILSEHGHALLENFLKQARAAAHAA from the coding sequence ATGCTGCTCATGATCGACAACTACGACTCGTTCACCTACAACCTGGTCCAGTACTTCGGCGAACTGGGCGAGGACGTGCACACCTACCGCAACGACGAAATCACGCTCGACGACATCGCGCGCCTGAATCCCGACGCGATCTGCCTGTCGCCGGGCCCGAGCAACCCGCAGCACGCGGGCATCACGCTCGACGTGCTGCGCGAATTCGCGGGCAAGAAGCCGATCCTCGGCGTGTGCCTCGGCCACCAGGCGATCGGCGAGGCGTTCGGCGGCCGCGTCGTGCGCGCGAAAACCATCATGCACGGCAAGGTGAGCAGGATCGAAACCGACTGCCGCGGCGTGTTCGCCGACCTGCCGAAGCACTTCGACGTCACGCGCTATCACTCGCTCGCGGTCGAGCGCGAATCGCTGCCCGACTGCCTCGAGGTGTCCGCGTGGACTGACGACGGCGAGATCATGGGCCTGCGCCACAAGACGCTGCCGATCGAAGGCGTGCAGTTCCATCCGGAATCGATCCTGTCCGAGCATGGCCATGCACTGCTCGAGAATTTCCTCAAGCAGGCCCGCGCGGCCGCGCATGCCGCCTGA
- the trpE gene encoding anthranilate synthase component I, whose protein sequence is MTELEFQSLANEGYNRIPLIAEALADLETPLSLYLKLAQPERAGANSFLLESVVGGERFGRYSFIGLPARTLVGTRNGVSEVVRDGQVVETHDGDPFEFIASFQARFKVAQRPGLPRFCGGLAGYFGYDAVRYIEKKLAHTAPRDDLGLPDIQLLLTEEVAVIDNLAGKLYLIIYADPSQSEAYTKAKQRLRELKQRLRATVQPPVTSASVRTETFREFKKEDYLAAVRQAKEYIAAGELMQIQVGQRLTKPYRDNPLSLYRALRSLNPSPYMYYYNFGDFHVVGASPEILVRQEKRGDDQIVTIRPLAGTRPRGNTPERDAELATELLNDPKEIAEHVMLIDLARNDVGRIAEIGSVQVTDQMVIEKYSHVQHIVSSVEGKLKPGMTNYDVLRATFPAGTLSGAPKVRAMELIDELEPVKRGLYGGAVGYLSFSGEMDLAIAIRTGLIHNGNLYVQAAAGVVADSVPESEWQETENKARAVLRAAEQVQDGLDSDF, encoded by the coding sequence ATGACCGAACTCGAATTCCAATCGCTTGCGAACGAAGGCTACAACCGCATCCCGCTGATCGCCGAAGCCCTCGCCGACCTCGAAACGCCGCTGTCCCTCTACCTGAAGCTGGCCCAGCCCGAACGCGCGGGCGCCAACTCGTTCCTGCTCGAATCGGTGGTCGGCGGCGAACGCTTCGGCCGCTACTCGTTCATCGGCCTGCCGGCGCGCACGCTCGTGGGCACCCGCAACGGCGTCTCCGAAGTCGTGCGGGACGGCCAGGTCGTCGAGACGCACGACGGCGACCCGTTCGAATTCATCGCCTCGTTCCAGGCCCGCTTCAAGGTCGCGCAGCGCCCGGGCCTGCCGCGCTTCTGCGGCGGCCTCGCCGGCTACTTCGGCTACGACGCGGTGCGCTACATCGAGAAGAAGCTCGCACACACCGCGCCGCGCGACGATCTCGGCCTGCCCGACATCCAGCTGCTGCTGACCGAGGAAGTCGCGGTGATCGACAACCTCGCCGGCAAGCTGTACCTGATCATCTATGCGGACCCGAGCCAGTCCGAGGCGTACACGAAGGCGAAGCAGCGCCTGCGCGAGCTCAAGCAGCGGTTGCGCGCGACCGTGCAGCCGCCCGTCACGTCGGCGAGCGTGCGCACCGAGACGTTCCGCGAGTTCAAGAAGGAAGACTATCTGGCCGCCGTGCGCCAGGCGAAGGAATACATCGCGGCCGGCGAGCTGATGCAGATCCAGGTCGGCCAGCGCCTGACGAAGCCGTACCGCGACAATCCGCTGTCGCTGTACCGCGCGCTGCGCTCGCTGAATCCGTCGCCGTACATGTACTACTACAACTTCGGCGACTTCCACGTGGTCGGCGCGTCGCCGGAAATCCTCGTGCGCCAGGAAAAGCGCGGCGACGACCAGATCGTCACGATCCGCCCGCTCGCCGGCACGCGCCCGCGCGGCAACACGCCCGAGCGCGACGCCGAACTCGCGACCGAGCTGCTGAACGATCCGAAGGAAATCGCCGAGCACGTGATGCTGATCGACCTCGCGCGCAACGACGTCGGCCGCATCGCGGAAATCGGCTCGGTGCAGGTGACCGACCAGATGGTGATCGAGAAGTACTCGCACGTGCAGCACATCGTCAGCTCGGTCGAAGGCAAGCTGAAGCCCGGCATGACGAACTACGACGTGCTGCGCGCGACGTTCCCGGCCGGCACGCTGTCCGGCGCGCCGAAGGTGCGCGCGATGGAGCTGATCGACGAGCTCGAGCCGGTCAAGCGCGGGCTGTACGGCGGCGCGGTCGGCTACCTGTCGTTCTCCGGCGAGATGGATCTCGCGATCGCGATCCGCACGGGCCTGATCCACAACGGCAACCTGTATGTGCAAGCGGCGGCCGGCGTCGTCGCGGATTCGGTGCCCGAATCCGAATGGCAAGAGACCGAGAACAAGGCGCGCGCGGTGCTGCGTGCGGCCGAACAGGTCCAGGACGGCCTCGATAGCGACTTCTGA
- a CDS encoding murein transglycosylase A translates to MWFGPRVAGWAAAVATAALLAACGGAPTRTSSLKPPTGAAIVPGQVAAKRLTPVAWQQVPGWQDDSLIGATAALRQNCVRLARQPAWQRACAAADRLDELDASSARAFFETYFTPFQLANTDGTLDGLVTGYYEPLLHGSRVRRGPYQYALYRWPAGYRAGAALPARAQLERSGVLNGNELVWVDDPIEAFFLQVQGSGRVLLDDGSVMRVGFGGTNNQPYRSIGKWLLDRGELTPAQATMQGIKAWAKANPGRVDALLDTNPRFVFFREMPSKEEAPHGGADGPIGALGVPLTPERSIAVDPSSIPLGTPVFLQTTRPLTNTPMNRLVFAQDTGTAIKGGVRADYFWGLGYDAGDQAGRMKQVGRMWLLFPNS, encoded by the coding sequence ATGTGGTTTGGGCCCAGGGTGGCCGGCTGGGCGGCGGCGGTCGCGACGGCCGCGCTGCTCGCCGCGTGCGGCGGCGCGCCGACGCGCACTTCGTCGCTGAAGCCGCCGACCGGCGCGGCGATCGTGCCGGGGCAGGTTGCCGCGAAGCGGCTCACGCCGGTTGCGTGGCAGCAGGTGCCGGGCTGGCAGGACGATTCGCTGATCGGCGCGACCGCCGCGCTGCGGCAGAACTGCGTGCGGCTCGCGCGTCAGCCGGCGTGGCAGCGCGCGTGCGCGGCCGCCGACCGGCTCGACGAACTCGACGCCAGCAGCGCGCGCGCGTTCTTCGAAACCTATTTCACGCCGTTCCAGCTCGCCAACACCGACGGCACGCTCGACGGGCTCGTGACCGGCTATTACGAGCCGCTGCTGCACGGCTCGCGCGTGCGGCGCGGCCCCTATCAATATGCGCTGTACCGCTGGCCGGCCGGCTATCGCGCCGGCGCCGCGCTGCCCGCGCGCGCGCAACTCGAGCGCAGCGGCGTGCTGAACGGCAACGAACTCGTGTGGGTCGACGATCCGATCGAAGCGTTCTTCCTGCAGGTGCAGGGCTCGGGGCGCGTGCTGCTCGACGACGGCTCGGTGATGCGGGTCGGCTTCGGCGGCACCAACAACCAGCCGTACCGATCGATCGGCAAGTGGCTGCTCGATCGCGGCGAGCTGACGCCGGCGCAGGCGACGATGCAGGGCATCAAGGCCTGGGCGAAGGCGAATCCGGGCCGCGTCGATGCGCTGCTCGACACGAATCCGCGCTTCGTGTTCTTCCGCGAGATGCCGTCGAAGGAAGAGGCGCCGCACGGCGGCGCGGACGGCCCGATCGGCGCGCTCGGCGTGCCACTGACGCCGGAGCGCTCGATCGCGGTCGATCCGTCGTCGATCCCGCTCGGCACGCCGGTGTTCCTGCAGACGACGCGCCCGCTGACGAACACGCCGATGAACCGGCTGGTGTTCGCGCAGGATACGGGCACCGCGATCAAGGGCGGCGTGCGGGCCGACTATTTCTGGGGGCTCGGCTACGACGCCGGCGATCAGGCCGGGCGCATGAAGCAGGTCGGCCGGATGTGGCTGCTGTTTCCGAACTCGTGA